CAAAGCAGCCCAAAAAAAGGTGGAATTCGTTTCGGCCATGATCCGAGACATCCGTGAAGAGGACATTCAGAACGAATACGCCGAAGCTTTTTCCAGAGTCCACGCTGCCTGCACCCACCTCGCTCAGCTGTATGTCACCGATGGCGTGACCGAAGAAAGTGAAGGCACCCTGGCGCTCTACAAAGGCCTGCTGAGCCGGTTCGAGGAGGAATACGAGCTCTGAGCTGGCTGAAGTGGCTGCTCATCCATGGATCTGGTGAGGGAACCCGGTAAAAACGAACCGTCACGTCCAGAGCACGCCATGGCCGACCCCAGCGATCGTTCCTCATCCAGCTCTGACCCGCGCTGGTTTGTGCTGCTGATGGCGAGCCGCTGGCCATTGGCCGTGGCGCTGGCCGCCTGGGCCGTCGCAGTGGCAGCGATCCAGATTCTGCGCCAGCCCATTCCAATCGGTCTGCCTCTCAGCCAGCCCCTGCCCGTGAAGCTGGTTGGTGGCATCACAGTGGATCAGCTCACGGCACCTGTGCGGGTCAAAGGCGAAGAACCTTTGATGATCCAGGCCGCTGAAACGCTTCCTGTTGCAGGCGATGTCGCTGTGCCCAAGGGCGTGGCTGTCAGCACACCTGTGCAGGTTGAAGGGGGTGTGGCGCTTTCAGGTCCCGTCACGGTGAATGAAGTGACCCAACCCGTGACTGTGCAAGGTGAGGATGGTGATGCGGTTTTGGTCGCAACCCCGGACGGAGAGCGCTTGAACGTGTTCGGTGGCGTGAGAGTGGATTCGGTCGGCGGCAAGATCAGCGTCCAACTCCGCGATGCCGCCAAATCTCTGCTGCCCATCCCCTAGCGATGACTTCCACACCATCCGTCGGCGACCTGCGATCTTTGCGCCTGGCGGTGGTGGGACATCAGGAGTGGGTCACTTTCCTAGAGGTGGACGCTTTGCCACAACCAGGCTGCATCAGTCGAGCGAGCCGTTCCCTTGAGGAGCCAGCCGGTGCGGGCGCTGTTGTCGCCGTGCAACTGGCACGCCTGACTGGTCAACCCGTGCTCTTCTTCACGGCCCTTGGTCGTGATGCGATTGGCGAACGCAGCGTCCAACGCCTGAAAGAGCTGGGAGTGGAACCCGTTGTGGCCTGGCGTGACGGCCCAAGCCGTCGAGGGATCAGCTTGACGGACCCAGGAGGAGACAGGGCGATCACGGTGATCGGCGACCGGCTCACGCCCATGGCCCATGACGCACTCAGCTGGGAACGGCTCGCTGACTGCGACGGGGTCTTCGTGTCCGCAACCGATGCGGCTGGGCTGCGACTGGCGCGGCAAGCCAAGATGCTGACGGCGACACCCAGGCTGCGCTTACCCGTGCTGCAGGAAGCCTGCTTGCCACTGGATGCCCTGATCGGCAGTGGCCTCGACCCTGGTGAGCAACTGCCGCCAGGGTGCCTGGATCCATCCCCCAAATTGCAGATCGCCACCGAGGGCGACGCCGGCGGAGTGCTCATCCCTGGTGGCCGTTTCAACGCCGAGCCTCTGCCTGCGCCGATGGTGGAGTCCTATGGATGTGGCGACAGCTTTGCTGCAGGGGTCACGGCAGGACTGGCCGCTGGCTGGTCGGTGAACGATGCCGTGGCACTGGGTGCTCGCTGTGGTGCAGCTTGTGCAACACGCTTTGGCCCCTACGGCTAGAACCAAACCATCCTGGGGCCCCGCGATGAGCACCGATCTGCATTCTCTGGTGATCCCCCAGCTGGAACGGGTGCTCACCAACCTGCGCGACATCCTCGAGCGAGCCAGCCTTGATCTCGAGCAACGGGAGATCCCCGAGTCGGTTCTGCTCTCCAGCAGGCTTTACCCGGACATGTTTGATCTGCAGCAACAGGTTCAGGCCGCAACGGACATCGCCCGCAGAGGCACCGCGCGGCTGATCGGCGAGGAGCCGTCGTCAATGCCCGACAGCGAAGCCAGCTTCCCTGGCCTGATCAACCGCATCGACACCACCCTCAGCGCCTTGCGGGCGTTCCCGCCTGAAGCCTTTGTCGGCGGAGAACAACGGGGTGTGGTCATGCCGATCCCACGCAGCTTCGGTGGCGGCCAGCTGGAGTTCAAAGCCCTCGAATTCTTCACTGATTTCCTGCTGCCCAACGTCTACTTCCATTGCTCCATGGCCTACGCCATCCTTCGACACAACGGCACATCCATTGGCAAAGCGGATTTCCTGGGGATGAAAACAACGTGACGAAGATCGTTGCCGTTAATGGTCATGTTCAGAAGCTCTGAATACGGTGCTGAAGAGCGTCGATCCGAAGCGTCTGATGTCTGAAATGAAATGCCCTTTTAGTGGTCATACCGGTGCCGTCACGCCCGCTGGTGGCACCAGCAACGACCACTGGTGGCCCAATCAGATCAACCTGGGGATCCTGCATCAGCACCATCCGGCCTCCAATCCACTAGGAGACGACTTCGACTATCCGAAAGCCTTCGCCAGCCTTGACTACCAGGATCTCAAGGCCGACCTGCGGGCCCTGATGACGGATTCGCAGGATTGGTGGCCTGCTGATTGGGGGCATTACGGAGCGCTGTTCATCCGCATGGCCTGGCACAGTGCTGGCACTTACCGGACAGGCGATGGCCGCGGCGGGGCTGGTCATGGGAACCAGCGATTTGCGCCTCTCAACAGTTGGCCGGACAACACCAATCTCGACAAAGCACGACGTCTGCTCTGGCCGATCAAGCGCAAATACGGCAATGCCATTTCTTGGGCGGATCTGATCATCCTCACGGGCAACGTGGCGCTGGAGTCGATGGGATTCCGGACCTTTGGATTTGCCGGAGGGCGCGTCGACATCTGGCAACCCGAGGAGGATGTGTTCTGGGGTCGCGAAACCGGATGGCTTGACCACGATCGGACTGACGCACAGGGAAACCTGGATCAGCCGTTGGCAGCCGTCGAGATGGGCCTGATCTATGTCAATCCTGAGGGACCTGGCGGCGAACCCGATCCCGTCGCCTCCGGCCGGGATGTGCGCGAAACGTTTGCGCGCATGGGCATGAGCGTGGAAGAAACCGTGGCTCTGGTGGCCGGCGGACACACCTTCGGCAAATGCCACGGTGCCGCACCACCGTCACACCTCGAGACAGAACCGGAAGGTGCACCACTGCATGCACAGGGCCTTGGTTGGCACAACACCTTTCATTCCGGAAAAGCCGAGCACACCATCACCACAGGCATTGAAGGAGCCTGGAAACCGAACCCCACCCGCTGGGACCAGGGCTATTTCGAAATGATGTTCACCTACGACTGGGAACTCATCAAAAGCCCTGGCGGTGCCTGGCAATGGGTCGCCAAGGACGTGAAACCCGAGCACATGATTCCTGACGCCCATGTCGCCGGAAAGTCATCCGCTCCGATCATGACCACCGCCGACCTGTCGCTCCGGCACGACACGGTGATGGAACCGGTGGCACGAAGATTTCATCAAGACCAGGATGCCTTTGCCGATGCCTTTGCCCGGGCCTGGTTCAAACTGACGCACCGTGACCTTGGGCCCCGCGCGCTCTACCTGGGCCCCGAGATCCCTCAAGAGGTCCAGATCTGGCAAGACCCCGTTCCAAGTGTCGATCACACACTGATCGACACTGCCGACATCGCCAACCTGAAGCAACAGCTCCTGGACACTCGGTTGGGGGTCCCCGCGCTGGTGTCCACGGCATGGGCTTCGGCCTCCACCTTCCGCGGCTCCGATCGTCGTGGGGGCGCGAACGGCGGGCGGCTGCGACTGCTGCCGCAGCGAAGCTGGGAGGTCAACAACCCTGAACAACTGCAGGCGGTTTTGAAGGCCATCGAAGCCGTGCAGCAGCAATTCAATGCAGCTGCCACAGGCGGCAAGCAGGTGTCCATCGCCGATCTGATTGTGCTGGCGGGCTGCGCTGCGGTGGAAAAAGCGGCAGCCGACGGCGGCCACAGCATCACCGTTCCATTCCGGCCGGGACGCACCGATGCCAGCACGGAGCAGACCGACACCGCATCGTTCAACACGCTCAAACCTCTGGCGGATGGATTCCGCAACTGGCAGCGCCAGGGTCTACCGATTCGAGCGGAAGAGCTCTTGCTGGACAAAGCGCAGCTGCTCACCCTCAGCGCTCCTGAAATGACGGTGCTGGTGGCGGGTCTGCGGGTGCTTGGAGCCAACAGCGGCAACAATCGCCAGGGCGTGTTCACCAAGCGAATCGGCGTGCTCAGCAACGATTTCTGCATGAATCTGCTGGACATGACCACACACTGGACACCCGCCAGCGAAAGCCAGGACAGCTACGTAGGCCGGAACGGAGCCAACGGCGCCGAACGCTGGATCGCCAGTCGTGCAGATCTGGTGTTCGGGTCCAACAGCCAGCTCCGAGCCATCGTTGAGGTGTATGCCCAGAGTGACGGAGCTGCACGCTTCATCTCCGATTTCGTGCGGGCCTGGACCAAAGTGATGGAATTGGATCGCTTCGATCTAAACAGCTAGCGATCCATGCTGAACGCCCCCTCAAAAAGGTCCGGCGCCACGGCTCTGGCTCGCGCCATCCAGTCCCGGACCTTGGCGTCGGAGGCTGCGACGGTGCGACCTTCCTCGACGTTGCGGTAGTGATCAGCAACGGCCCAGGCCGTGGTGCGTGCATCACCGCCTACACGGGGAATGAGATGCAGGTGCAGATGACGGGCCCCCTCACCAAAGGCAATCGCGTACACGCGGTCACAACCTGACACCCGCTGCACCAGCTTTGAGGCCTGCTGCACCACCAGTCCCCACTCCCTTGCTTCCTCAGGGACAAACTCCATGGGGCCGCCGCAGTGTCGGCGTGCATCCAGGAGACACCAACCCGTCAGGGGTGCGGGGCCGGGATGATGCCGCAGCAACCAACGATCACTGCGCCAGATCTCATGAGTCTTGAGATGGTCTTCATCGCGATGGAGCGCACAGATTGCACAGACCTCATCGCCGGAAGAAGCATCCATCAACGCAAATCACAGATTTTTATCCACTCTGTCTGCGTCCCCAGAAAGGAGGCGGTTGTCTTCTCAGATGTTCTCTATAAATCAAGAAAGAAGAAGGGTTGGTCTTCATGTCCATCCGCATCGGCATCAACGGCTTCGGGCGCATTGGACGCCTGGCCTTCCGACAGGCCATGGCCTGTCCGGATGTGGAGGTTGTGGCGATCAATGATCTGATCGACATCGATTACCTCGCCTACCTGCTGCGTTACGACTCAACGCACCGACGCTTTCCAGGCGAAATCGACGTTGTGGATGGTCAGCTTGTAGTGAACGGCTCGATCATTCGGGTGACTGCGGAGCGGGACCCCGCCCAGCTGCGCTGGGGCGATGTGGGTGCGGACTACGTGCTGGAGAGCACAGGCTTTTTCCTGACCGACGCCACGTCACGACAACACCTGGCAGCCGGTGCCAAGCGTGTGGTGATGAGTGCTCCCTCCAAAGACGACACACCGATGTTTGTCATGGGGGTGAACCACAAGGCCTACGCCGGTGAAGCGATCGTCTCTAATGCCAGCTGCACCACTAATTGTTTGGCGCCCCTCGCCAAAGTGGTGAACGACAATTTCGGCATTGTCAGTGGTCTGATGACCACCGTGCACGCCACCACCGCCACTCAGAAGCCGATCGACAGCCCCTCCTTGAAGGATTGGCGCGGAGGACGCGGTGCAGGCCAGAGCATCATCCCCAGTTCCACTGGTGCTGCCAAAGCCGTGGGACGTGTGATTCCTGAATTGAACGGAAAGCTGACGGGCATGGCTTTCCGCGTTCCAACTCCGGATGTGTCGGTGGTGGATCTGACGGTCAATCTGGCCCAACCCGCCAGCTACGAAGACGTGAAGCACGCCATGAAGGGAGCCTCACAGAACGGCCTGTCTGGAATTCTCGGCTACACCGAAGATCCGATCGTGTCGAACGACCTGCTAGGCGAAAGTTGCACCTCCGTGTTTGATGCACAAGCAGGCATGGCCCTCAATAACCAGTTCATGAAGCTTGTCGCTTGGTACGACAACGAGTGGGCTTACAGCTGCAAATGCATTGATCTGATGCGTCACATGGAAGCCACTGC
This region of Synechococcus sp. NOUM97013 genomic DNA includes:
- the gap gene encoding type I glyceraldehyde-3-phosphate dehydrogenase; this translates as MSIRIGINGFGRIGRLAFRQAMACPDVEVVAINDLIDIDYLAYLLRYDSTHRRFPGEIDVVDGQLVVNGSIIRVTAERDPAQLRWGDVGADYVLESTGFFLTDATSRQHLAAGAKRVVMSAPSKDDTPMFVMGVNHKAYAGEAIVSNASCTTNCLAPLAKVVNDNFGIVSGLMTTVHATTATQKPIDSPSLKDWRGGRGAGQSIIPSSTGAAKAVGRVIPELNGKLTGMAFRVPTPDVSVVDLTVNLAQPASYEDVKHAMKGASQNGLSGILGYTEDPIVSNDLLGESCTSVFDAQAGMALNNQFMKLVAWYDNEWAYSCKCIDLMRHMEATAAS
- a CDS encoding HIT family protein — protein: MDASSGDEVCAICALHRDEDHLKTHEIWRSDRWLLRHHPGPAPLTGWCLLDARRHCGGPMEFVPEEAREWGLVVQQASKLVQRVSGCDRVYAIAFGEGARHLHLHLIPRVGGDARTTAWAVADHYRNVEEGRTVAASDAKVRDWMARARAVAPDLFEGAFSMDR
- the katG gene encoding catalase/peroxidase HPI, which translates into the protein MSEMKCPFSGHTGAVTPAGGTSNDHWWPNQINLGILHQHHPASNPLGDDFDYPKAFASLDYQDLKADLRALMTDSQDWWPADWGHYGALFIRMAWHSAGTYRTGDGRGGAGHGNQRFAPLNSWPDNTNLDKARRLLWPIKRKYGNAISWADLIILTGNVALESMGFRTFGFAGGRVDIWQPEEDVFWGRETGWLDHDRTDAQGNLDQPLAAVEMGLIYVNPEGPGGEPDPVASGRDVRETFARMGMSVEETVALVAGGHTFGKCHGAAPPSHLETEPEGAPLHAQGLGWHNTFHSGKAEHTITTGIEGAWKPNPTRWDQGYFEMMFTYDWELIKSPGGAWQWVAKDVKPEHMIPDAHVAGKSSAPIMTTADLSLRHDTVMEPVARRFHQDQDAFADAFARAWFKLTHRDLGPRALYLGPEIPQEVQIWQDPVPSVDHTLIDTADIANLKQQLLDTRLGVPALVSTAWASASTFRGSDRRGGANGGRLRLLPQRSWEVNNPEQLQAVLKAIEAVQQQFNAAATGGKQVSIADLIVLAGCAAVEKAAADGGHSITVPFRPGRTDASTEQTDTASFNTLKPLADGFRNWQRQGLPIRAEELLLDKAQLLTLSAPEMTVLVAGLRVLGANSGNNRQGVFTKRIGVLSNDFCMNLLDMTTHWTPASESQDSYVGRNGANGAERWIASRADLVFGSNSQLRAIVEVYAQSDGAARFISDFVRAWTKVMELDRFDLNS
- a CDS encoding PfkB family carbohydrate kinase, whose protein sequence is MTSTPSVGDLRSLRLAVVGHQEWVTFLEVDALPQPGCISRASRSLEEPAGAGAVVAVQLARLTGQPVLFFTALGRDAIGERSVQRLKELGVEPVVAWRDGPSRRGISLTDPGGDRAITVIGDRLTPMAHDALSWERLADCDGVFVSATDAAGLRLARQAKMLTATPRLRLPVLQEACLPLDALIGSGLDPGEQLPPGCLDPSPKLQIATEGDAGGVLIPGGRFNAEPLPAPMVESYGCGDSFAAGVTAGLAAGWSVNDAVALGARCGAACATRFGPYG
- a CDS encoding DUF1993 family protein — its product is MSTDLHSLVIPQLERVLTNLRDILERASLDLEQREIPESVLLSSRLYPDMFDLQQQVQAATDIARRGTARLIGEEPSSMPDSEASFPGLINRIDTTLSALRAFPPEAFVGGEQRGVVMPIPRSFGGGQLEFKALEFFTDFLLPNVYFHCSMAYAILRHNGTSIGKADFLGMKTT